TATGATCAATGACGGATTGTGTTTCTTCGAAATGGGTACGAATATTCATTGAGGGGGCATTGGGGGGCGCCAAAAAACTAAAATTTGGCAACGGTTAGTCTCACAATCAATGTTCTCTGCCTATGAAAAGGCAACAAACATATCCAAAAAGGCCAGCCCAGAAATGCCGTGGGACGTGCGAATTCCCGACAGAAGTGTACGTTTAGAGGGATCGGGCGGTGATATACCGCTGGCGGACTTTTTCACGATCCTGTTAGAATTTTCCTTCCTATCTCCTAGATATTGACATTAGGGTAGGCATGCACCTTTGCTTAGGAAGAGCACATGGTGTCCTTTCCACTGTCCCACACGTTCTTTACTTCCTCAATACACTGCCGGTTGCATGGTCTTCTTGCCTTGTTTCTTGCCGGCCTTTTCGGGATGGTCGCGTTTACGATTTCAGGAATCCAGGATCAGGAAGTTGATGCCCTGATTATAGATCTGGCGGGTCGGCAGCGTATGCTGCAAGAACGGCATATGAAAGAGGTTCTGCTGGCCCGGCAGTATAGGAATGCCAATTCTACCCCTACAAGAACAGAACTGCTGGAAACATTGGAAACTCTGCTCTTTGGAAGAAAGATCACGGTCGGTTGGGACAATAATCATGAGGTAACAGTTCCTCCTGCTCCAACCGAAGCGATCCGACTCGCCATTCAAGGGCAGCAGGAACTTCTTGTCCGATTTATCGCCAAATCTGACGGCTTTTTGGAAGGGACGCAGGACGGACCTGGGGAAAACGCTTCAGCCTTGGAATTGCTACAACTCTCCGACGATATTGTCGCCAAGGCGGACACACTGGTGACCCTGTACGACGCCTGGGCACGCGCAAGAATTTCCAGACTGGTTCAATGGCAAATTCTGCTCGGTGTGATTGTGGGGTTACTGGGAGTCTTGCTGATAAAGCAGATCAGGGCAGGCAACAGAAATTTGGAGTCGGAAGTCCTTGAGCGCAAACAATCCGAACAGATCCTCCGTGAAAGCGAACAACGGCATATCCAAGTCCTCGATTCAGCTATGGATGCAATCATAACCATCGATCAAGAGCGCCGCATCACGTTTATAAACCGCGCAGCTGCCACCACATTTCACATATCGGCTCTGGATGCGAAAGGGGAGCCTTTGCAGCGATTCCTGACTCCACGATCGTGGAAAATCCTACATCAACATATTGAGGCTCATCATTCCACTTCTCAGGTGGAAAGCTATATTTGGGAACAAGAAGGATTCATGGCCAAACGGGCCACCGGTGAAGAGTTTCCGGTCGAGGCAACTCTCTCTCGGGCGAATATCTCCGGACACAACAGTTATACTCTCGTTATGCGGGATTTGAGCCTGCGTCATCGTATGGAATCCTCCCGCCCTCACCCGGTCACTCCATGTTTCAAGGGAACGCTCGCGCATACCCCCTCGTTTGAAGACATCATCGGAGTCTCCCCGCCCTTGCAGCATGTATTCGAGCAAATCCGCAAGGTGGCGCAAACAGATGCCACCGTGCTCATCACCGGAGAAACAGGGACGGGCAAGGAATTAGCCGCCCGAGCCATCCATCGGTTGAGTCTCCGGAAAGACCATGTCTGGATGAATGTCAATTGCGCCGGACTGCCAAGCGGCCTGGTAGAAAGTGAACTCTTCGGCCATGAAAAAGGCGCGTTTACCGGCGCCACAGACAAAATGAAGGGGCGTTTCGAATTGTCGCACGGGGGTACGATTTTTTTAGACGAGGTGGGCGAACTCCCACTGGAAACGCAAAGTAAATTACTTCGGGTCCTTCAAGAACATGAATTTGAACGGGTCGGGGGAACCCAAACCCATCATGTCGACGTGCGCATCATCGCGGCTACGAATCGGAATCTCGAAGAAGCGGTGGGCCTCGGTGCGTTTCGGGCTGACTTGTTCTTCCGGCTCAACACGTTTCCTATCGCGATGCCGCCACTGCGGAATCTCAAAGACGATATTCCCCTGTTGACCCAATATTACGTTGAACCTTTTAGCAAGCATCTGGAAAAGCGAATCGAAGAAATTAACCCGGCCGTCCTGGATCGGTTGGTTCATTATGAATGGCCTGGGAATGTCAGAGAACTCGCCAATATTCTCGAACGAGCGGTTATTCTTTGCGAGAAAGGTGTGCTGCTTGCTCACCACCTCAGCTTTCCTCAGTTTCCAGGTATGCATCCCATGGAAGAGAAGATCCAGACTCTTCAGGAAAACGAACGCCTTCATATCCTCAGAGCTCTGGAAAAGACTGGAGGGCTGGTGAGTGGACCCCATGGAGCAGCCGCGCTTTTGGGACTCAACCGGAGCACGTTGCTTTCTCGAATGAGAAAATTCGGGATCGTCCCTTCCTCCTCTCGCTCATTTCATGAGAAAGAATCGTGATGATATTTCGGCACTTTGGTGAAATACCACCAATCCGTCAACACATCCCTTCCAATTTTCCACATTCTCTTCTTTGAAAAAACCCTGAAAAAATCTGCATCCTTTGGCTGTCTCTGTCTGCCAATAGGACCGGTTCAATTTTTGCTCCTTCTCATGATTCCTGAAGGGTGAATTTCGTCAAGTGTATCAAGTGTATCAAGTGAGGGAGTCCACGCTGTCGATGCAAAGTTGGACGGAAACATTGGTTCCACTTTTTCGGATGCGCAAGGTCTTCGAAAACGAACAACTTACGTTGTTTAAGATTGAGGGTGCACTTACCACACAAAACGCAGAGTTATGGGAAGAAGAATTCACCCTGATTATGCAACGTCTTGATCATCCCGTCATTTTTGATTGCGCGTCTCTGAGAACCACCAACCATGCGCTGACCGGTATTCTCCAACATCTCATGTCCGACAAAATGTTTTTTTTGAATCTTTCAACACCGGTCAGGAATATGTTGCGATCCGCAGGGTTGGGCGCGAAGGTGCTGGATTAATTGCTGGATTAATTGCTGGATTAATAAGAAGAGTGCCATCACCATGACTCATCAGAAGGTTCAGAGGAATAGGGAAAACAGGGCCTTGGAAAAGAAGGAAAATTCTATGACCTGTATGGCGATCATAGTCATTCTCGTCGTAGGAGGAATTCTTTGCGACCCTTCATCTCTTGCCAATCCTTCTCTGTTACCAGATTACCCAGGCTATCAAACGAGAGCGGCTGTTGTTCCCGAATTTGGTTCGCCGGGAGCCAATGAACCTGGGCAGTCAGGTTTTGATGTGTCTCCGGTTCCCAGAGAGGCATCAGCGTATCAAGATGTCGACGCTGTCAACCCTATGGCGGAAGATCCATCAAGTTTGGAAAGTCGGGGCGAGAGGGTGCTCCCCAACGTCATGGTACATCCGGATAGTAAAATTATCTCCCAGTCTTTGGGGCGGTTCATCTCAATACATAGTCGGAGAGGGGAATGTGAAATTTCCCATCCGATGGAGAGGAAAAGGTGGCGTTTATGAAGCCCAGAGTGGATCCCTTAGATGTGATAGTCGCAGTAGGAATGTTCGCCACGATTGTGGGAGGGTTGTTTCTTGTCGTGGCCAGCTATGGGTCATGGGAAGTCCCTACCCCATCCAGTGCGAATAATCCCATAACGGCAACGAGTGTCATGCAATCCCTCCAAACCAGCATGGGTGAAGGGATTGTGGAATTGGCGAAGCTGGACTATGCCTTTGACAACTCTATTGATCATGTCGCGGCATCTCTGACTCACGCTTCCAAGAATCTCCACGCGTTTAACAACAAAGCCCCCACACCCGAAATCGTGCAATCCCGCCTGGTCCAGGCACAAGCGGAACGTGAAGGTCGACTTCAATATCTCATGGGGAAATCCATTGTCACCTTAACGGGCCAAGGTGTCCGGTCTGGTCTGTTGACGGCCAATACCCTCAATGCGCCTGTCAATGATCGGATAATCAAGACTGCGGCCAAATACGGTGTGTTGGGACAAGAACGGTTCAATGGCGAAAGCCAGGCTATATTGGGGCGATGGATCATTCAGGAAAGTCAATCCCGGCAACGCCTGCATGCCCTTCTTCAGGAACGGATGGGCCAGGCGATTGTACAGAAAGCTTCAATGGAGCATGCATACGGGACGAAACACTCTGCCCTCCAAACCCAGTTGCAGGCCTTGACCGTCGCTTCCATCCGATCGGAAACCCCGGGGATGCGATTGGCACAACTGTCACAATCGGAGCAGGGCATCAGGCCATCCCTTGGAGCCACACCATCGGCTGCTGGGGTTCAAATTTCCTTTTCTGGGCTTTGGAGCGAGAAGGCTTTCATTGCCTATGGCATCGCTTTCCTGGTCCTGCTTCCGGGCGTTCTGATCTGGAGCCTGACCTTTCCCAGGGCATCCTTGGAAAAGACAGTGAACATGGATCGCATTCTGGAGCTGACCATGGAATTGATGCCCCGGGCGACGGTGAAAATTCGTCAGGGGTGATGGACGCCAACAATACAGTATCGACCACCTGACACGGGTGTATTGAGGAATGGGGTAGCCTTGACGCCCTGTGAAAGCCGGCAAGGGGGCAATGGAAAAATGGTTTAATGTGCTTCAGACCGAGCAGATGGAATCGAGGCAAATTGACGGTTTTGGAGGAAGAAAACGCTATGACGTGGGAAATAAACGAAACCCTATCCTATGATGATAATCGCCGAGGGCCATAACCGGAGGCTTTTTCCCGGGGGAAGCTCCAAGCAGTCCGGGGACTCCATTCCCAATATCTGGAGGAGAACAGAAGAGAGGAGGTCGGATACTCCCAATCCAGCTCCGGGAGGAATCATTGGAGCAGCCCTATGTGCGAAGGAAAATCCCTTGTGGGTGATGGTCTCGCTCGCGGAGAAAGTGATGTTGGGTTGAGCCACTTCTACCTCCGGCTCGTCTCAACATCGTCCCTCCGCAGGTACGGCCTCATCCCCG
Above is a window of Candidatus Nitrospira neomarina DNA encoding:
- a CDS encoding sigma-54 interaction domain-containing protein; the protein is MVSFPLSHTFFTSSIHCRLHGLLALFLAGLFGMVAFTISGIQDQEVDALIIDLAGRQRMLQERHMKEVLLARQYRNANSTPTRTELLETLETLLFGRKITVGWDNNHEVTVPPAPTEAIRLAIQGQQELLVRFIAKSDGFLEGTQDGPGENASALELLQLSDDIVAKADTLVTLYDAWARARISRLVQWQILLGVIVGLLGVLLIKQIRAGNRNLESEVLERKQSEQILRESEQRHIQVLDSAMDAIITIDQERRITFINRAAATTFHISALDAKGEPLQRFLTPRSWKILHQHIEAHHSTSQVESYIWEQEGFMAKRATGEEFPVEATLSRANISGHNSYTLVMRDLSLRHRMESSRPHPVTPCFKGTLAHTPSFEDIIGVSPPLQHVFEQIRKVAQTDATVLITGETGTGKELAARAIHRLSLRKDHVWMNVNCAGLPSGLVESELFGHEKGAFTGATDKMKGRFELSHGGTIFLDEVGELPLETQSKLLRVLQEHEFERVGGTQTHHVDVRIIAATNRNLEEAVGLGAFRADLFFRLNTFPIAMPPLRNLKDDIPLLTQYYVEPFSKHLEKRIEEINPAVLDRLVHYEWPGNVRELANILERAVILCEKGVLLAHHLSFPQFPGMHPMEEKIQTLQENERLHILRALEKTGGLVSGPHGAAALLGLNRSTLLSRMRKFGIVPSSSRSFHEKES